Proteins co-encoded in one Bemisia tabaci chromosome 9, PGI_BMITA_v3 genomic window:
- the LOC109035443 gene encoding uncharacterized protein, with amino-acid sequence MDESPLERGNSCSPCIPHLSENETEESALANLISTGGEGTSSGRLASFSPQEPSTRRRRIDLNSDSEPEETTLLRTRTRIIRRPNRGVSTASSRTTQMVTAAVESNENASRRGRQARGRRARTPSFDLVNNINEYDLEEDSSRIGAVHNQMTEWMNRGRYNLNDPTDSSSESDEEEAWQRMVVVADEKMHFTKRQSKKQHSLLKMAVSVGN; translated from the exons ATGGATGAATCCCCCCTAGAGAGGGGCAATTCATGCTCACCTTGTATTCCTCATCTTTCGGAGAATGAAacagaag AATCAGCTTTGGCAAATTTAATATCAACCGGTGGAGAAGGAACTTCAAGTGGACGGCTGGCATCATTCAGTCCACAGGAGCCCTCAACAAGGAGGCGTAGGATAGACCTAAATTCAGACTCTGAGCCTGAAG AAACAACCTTGCTGAGAACAAGGACAAGGATAATACGAAGACCGAATAGAGGGGTTTCCACTGCTAGTTCCCGGACTACGCAGATGGTCACGGCTGCAGTTGAAAGCAACGAAAATGCATCTCGCAGAGGGCGTCAAGCCAGAGGTCGGAGGGCACGAACTCCTAGCTTCGACTTAGTAAACAACATTAATGAGTACGATTTGGAAGAAGACAGTTCTCGTATCG GTGCTGTTCATAATCAAATGACCGAGTGGATGAACAGAGGGCGATACAATCTGAATGACCCAACTGACAGCTCAAGCGAGTCAGATGAGGAAGAAG CATGGCAGAGAATGGTAGTCGTGGCCGATGAAAAAATGCACTTCACCAAGCGGCAGTCGAAGAAGCAACACAGTCTTCTAAAAATGGCAGTGTCCGTAGGGAATTAA